Within Henriciella litoralis, the genomic segment CGGATCATGGTGTGCAGATATTCAACGCTCATGCGGGTTGTCCTTCCAGCCGCCGGATCTCCGATTTCAGGGAGGGCGGCGCATGTCTGTAATAGTGGGCCGTTACAAGGTAGAGCAGACCGACAATCACGGCCATGACAAATACGAAGGTCAGGAATGTGTGGAACATGTAGCCGCGCTCAAGCGGCCCAGGGACCGCGCCGCCAAGACGCCAGAAGAAGTCATAGATCGTGTTGAAGATCAGGACGAGCAGCGGCAGCGCAATCAGGCTGACCAGGGCCGATACCCAGCGATAGCTCGCCGCCACAGGGGCTTCACAGCGGATAAAAGCTTCCTTGAATTCCTCACGGCCGACGGTCGGCGAGAGCAATCCCTTCTCGGTCATCGAATTGTAAACGGCGTTCGAGAAGTCTGGCAGCCCACGCCACTGCATCAAAAGCCAGATGCCCCAACCGCCCAGCAATGCGAACATGAAGGCGTAAAAGGTCAAAATTCCCATGACTAATCCTGTCGGCTCTGCGGGCGCATGCCTCAAGGTCGTCAGACCGCGTGCGCGCGCTCATATGTCAGCATGGCGCGTTTGCGCGCCACACCCCAATGGTAATTATGTAACCTTTTGTCCGACGCAAGAGCGCGATGGCAGGGGATCAGCCAAGCCAGCGTGTTCGCGCCAATCGCTGTTCCTGCTGCACGCGCAGCTTTTGGCTGGCCTGCCGAAGCGGCGATTTCGCCATAGGTCCGCGTCTCGCCAGCCGGGATATCGAGCAGCGCCCGCCAGATCTGGCGCCGAAAAGGCGTCCCATAGAGGGCGACCGGGATCGGGTCGTCCTTCTGGAAAATCCGTTCTGACCAGAGAGCCGCTTCATCGTCATTGCGGGCAATGCTGGCGTTTCGATATCGCCCGGCAAGGTCTTCAATCACCTGTTCTCTCGAATAGCCCGGATGCTCAAATCCGGTCTTCTCGCCAACGCCATCATCGGCAAAGCCAAGGCCGCACAAGCCGCGAGGGGAGACCAGAAAGACACCGGTGCCGAAGGGGGTCGGCGCCTCGCCGAGGGTCAGGTCAGCCCCTGCCCCGCCGGACTTGGCCTCGCCGGGGGTCAGGCCTTCATGCGCGATAAAAAGATCATGCAGGCGCGATGGCCCGGACAGGCCTGTCGCGAAGCTCGCATCGAGCACCGAAGCGCCTTGCCGCAAAAGGTCACCGGCCTCGGCATGCGCGAGGGTCGCCTGAAACTGCTTGGGGCTGATGCCCGCCCAGCGGGTGAATTCACGCTGAAAATGATACGGCGAGACGCCCATCGCTTTCGCGCATTGGGAGAGGTCCGGCCAGTCCTGCCAAGTATCGCCGAGATGGCGCAAGGCGTCGGCCATTCGCGCATAGGCGGCAGAGCGTTCGGAAAGATCAGTGGATGTCGTCATCGCCCGCAGTTTACCCCCCACGACGACGCCATCCACCTGAATCTTGCGGGTGTTGTGTCTATCCGCCTAGCATAGCCGATGAGTTTTCATATTGGATATCCAATCTTGCAGAGTTTTGCGATCGGCCGCCTCAATTGGATAGCCTCGCGCTGTTCTCAACGCAGCAGCGCCTGGCGACAACCGTGAGCTAGTAACTATCAGCCCCGAGCCAGCCTTCTCATGCAACACATCTGCGTAAACTGACTTAATAAGCGCTTTGCCTATCGCCGCTTTTTGTCGTTTGCATTGAACCAAAATCAGTGGAGGCGATTCGACTTCGCTAGACATTGGGTAGATGCGAAGATCAATTCCGTCATCATTTCGCCCAGGGCCCATTTCCACTTTGAATCCTTGCCTTTCGAAGTACTCGCCCGCCAGCGCTTCAAATTTCCGCCAATGGATATCCCCCAAATCGTCAAAGTTGTTGTTCAGGTAATCGATGAAGCGTTGGTCGAAAAATTTACCATGAAGCGTTTCTAGCCCCTCGTCCCGGAATAATGTCTCTAATTCAACTTCGTCGCTCCATTCAAAAGCGCGCATCCGTCCCCAAGGTGAAATGTGTAGCTGATGATTGACGCCGCGAAGCAACCTCATTGCCATTTCTACACCTTGAACTCCAAATCGATCGAAAACGTTTTGGAGAAACGGCGAAGGATCAATCTTGCTCGCAGGCTTAGCCGTTCGAAGGGCTCGGCGCATAAAACCAGTGTAGGTTTCCATAATTTCTTCGTAGCGCTTCAAAGCTACGGGATCATTTTTAGATTGATGGAATAACCTAATGCTCACGGGCATTGTACTTGGGTCGTCAATGTTACCGATTCTGTGCAGGAGATGGGCAACGATGCTCTCAAACTCTGAAGAATGCATGCGATAGGAACCGGCACCCTCTGGTCCCAACGCCAAAGTGATCCTTGGATCGTAATCCTCTACAATTTGAAACAATTTTTTGCGGCCAATTACGACTCCAGATTTGTAGCCAACTATCTCAATGAAATGATCCACAAAATCCGAAGATGACATGTTAATGCCACCCATCTTTTTCGTCTCCAAATTCGCGGCTTCGACCTTTATCGAAAATGAGTTCAGCCGGCTTTTTGTTCGTTCTGCTGGTCCAGCTCGTATTCGCGGATCTTGCGATAGAGCGTGGAGCGGCCAATGCCGAGCCGGCGGCTGACTTCGGACATATGCCCCTGATAGAAGTCGATCGCATATTCGATCACGTCGCGCTCGATCTCCGACAGGGTGCGCAGTTCGCCTGCATCATCCTTGATGCCGACAGGGCCAGCGGCGGTCGCATAGCCATCGCTCGGCACGGCCTGCATGTCATTAGCCGCCTCAGAGCGGGCCGGAACCGGCGGCAGGTCTGCCATCTCAGGCATGATGCCGGAGATCTGCGGAAAGTCATGCGGCTGCAGCTGCGAGGTTTCAGCCAGGATCACCGCGCGGAAGACGGCGTTCTCAAGCTGACGGACATTGCCCGGCCAGTCATGGGCGCACAGCATGCGCAGCGTCTCGTCCGTCGCGCTTGTGACATCGCGGCCTTCAGACACGTTGAAGCGGGAGATGAAGAAGTCGACCAGCGACGGAATATCGTCCTTGCGCTCACGCAGGGCCGGCACATCGACCGGGAAGACGTTGAGGCGATAGTACAGATCTTCCCGGAAGTTGCCTGATTTGACCTGTTCAGCCAGATCACGATTGGTCGCGGAAATGATGCGGACGTCCACCTTGGTCGGACGGCGGGAGCCGACAGCATCGACCTCACCTTCCTGCAGGGCGCGCAGCAGTTTCACCTGCATGTCGAGTGGCAGCTCGCCAATCTCATCGAGGAACAGCGTTCCGCCATCTGCCTCAACGAATTTACCGAGCGATTTTGAGACAGCACCGGTAAACGCGCCTTTCTCATGGCCGAAGAGAATACTCTCAACGAGGTTCTCTGGAATGGCACCGCAGTTGACGGTGACGAAAGGCTTGCCAGCGCGGTCAGATGCGCCCTGGATGCAGCGGGCAATCACTTCCTTACCCACACCACTTTCACCAAGTATAAGAACCGGAATGTCAGAGCTTGCCGCGCGCTGTCCAAGACGGATCACCTGGCGCATGGACGGGGCCGAAGCGATCATGTCCTCGAAGTTCATGCCGCCTTCGCTCTTGCGGGTGAGACGTTTTACTTCGCCGGTCAGCGACGACATTTTGAGGGCATTGCGGATGGAGACAACGACGCGCTCTGGATTGGCTGGTTTTACGATGAAATCTACAGCGCCAGCGCGCATCGAGGACACAATGGTGTCGATGCCGGAGGTGGCCGTCAACATGATGACCGGCACGTCCGGAATACGTTCGGAGAGGCGCTCCAGCGTCTCCATGCCGGAAAGGCCCGGCATATTGAGATCAAGGAGGATAACATCGGCGCCTGCTTCGGTCGCCGTGGTGAAGCCGCTCTCGCCATCTGGCGCCGTCCGACAGGCAAAGCCTGACTTCTCGACAGCTGCCTGAAGCAGCCTGCGCTGTGTTGGGTCGTCATCGATTACAAGAACCGTCTTAGCCATCATCACCATCCGTTATCAGACCCTGTTGGATCATTTCGTTACGCCCCAATGTGGCACAGAGGTGTGGAATTATGGTTCAGTCGGTCTTTGAAATTTGATGGAAGTTCGGTCGGTCTTGGTATGGCGCCCCATCGTATCGCAAAGCTTGCTGGCGGCCGCGCGGGTCAGCGGCAGGTCTTCGCCCAGCTCGTCACCTCATCGATCAGCCGGTGGCGAGACCATGAAAAAGAATGATCACCGGGAAGAACTTTGGCGGTCAGCGTAATGCCGGGCTCAGCTTCATAGGCGGCGACCATGCTCGCATGGATCGTCTCAGGCGGCACTGATGTGTCCTTGTCACCCGCGATCAGCAGGACAGACTTTCCGGAAAGCTGCGGCGCGAGCAAGCGCGTATCGAAGGCCTGCTGATTGGCGGCGAGCTCAGCATTTGCCTTCTCGCCGCTCCATCCGGCCAGCATCTGAAGCGTGTCGGAATAGGCCGCGAACCCGGCGGCCTGCTCAGGACTGGCGTTCAGTACCGCAGCGATCGCACCAAAGTTTGCCGGGGCGAGCCCAGCCGTACAATTGATGCGGTCATCCCGCGCAGCCGCTTCGAGCGAGGCGAAGCCGCCCATCGAGTGACCGACGAGAATGATATTGTCAGGGTCAGTGCGATAGGTT encodes:
- a CDS encoding sigma-54-dependent transcriptional regulator; protein product: MAKTVLVIDDDPTQRRLLQAAVEKSGFACRTAPDGESGFTTATEAGADVILLDLNMPGLSGMETLERLSERIPDVPVIMLTATSGIDTIVSSMRAGAVDFIVKPANPERVVVSIRNALKMSSLTGEVKRLTRKSEGGMNFEDMIASAPSMRQVIRLGQRAASSDIPVLILGESGVGKEVIARCIQGASDRAGKPFVTVNCGAIPENLVESILFGHEKGAFTGAVSKSLGKFVEADGGTLFLDEIGELPLDMQVKLLRALQEGEVDAVGSRRPTKVDVRIISATNRDLAEQVKSGNFREDLYYRLNVFPVDVPALRERKDDIPSLVDFFISRFNVSEGRDVTSATDETLRMLCAHDWPGNVRQLENAVFRAVILAETSQLQPHDFPQISGIMPEMADLPPVPARSEAANDMQAVPSDGYATAAGPVGIKDDAGELRTLSEIERDVIEYAIDFYQGHMSEVSRRLGIGRSTLYRKIREYELDQQNEQKAG
- a CDS encoding alpha/beta hydrolase family protein; protein product: MTLKSLTCAALFAATAIAGCATTSTDPKSYNSDPIAIDADFPPSLVELNFESNGDRLNGLAYLANGEGPHPTVVLLHGYPGNEKNLDLAQALRADGFNVFFFHYRGAWGSEGLFSFTNVIEDVAAATDYLRANAETYRTDPDNIILVGHSMGGFASLEAAARDDRINCTAGLAPANFGAIAAVLNASPEQAAGFAAYSDTLQMLAGWSGEKANAELAANQQAFDTRLLAPQLSGKSVLLIAGDKDTSVPPETIHASMVAAYEAEPGITLTAKVLPGDHSFSWSRHRLIDEVTSWAKTCR
- a CDS encoding restriction endonuclease — its product is MGGINMSSSDFVDHFIEIVGYKSGVVIGRKKLFQIVEDYDPRITLALGPEGAGSYRMHSSEFESIVAHLLHRIGNIDDPSTMPVSIRLFHQSKNDPVALKRYEEIMETYTGFMRRALRTAKPASKIDPSPFLQNVFDRFGVQGVEMAMRLLRGVNHQLHISPWGRMRAFEWSDEVELETLFRDEGLETLHGKFFDQRFIDYLNNNFDDLGDIHWRKFEALAGEYFERQGFKVEMGPGRNDDGIDLRIYPMSSEVESPPLILVQCKRQKAAIGKALIKSVYADVLHEKAGSGLIVTSSRLSPGAAALRTARGYPIEAADRKTLQDWISNMKTHRLC
- a CDS encoding methylated-DNA--[protein]-cysteine S-methyltransferase → MTTSTDLSERSAAYARMADALRHLGDTWQDWPDLSQCAKAMGVSPYHFQREFTRWAGISPKQFQATLAHAEAGDLLRQGASVLDASFATGLSGPSRLHDLFIAHEGLTPGEAKSGGAGADLTLGEAPTPFGTGVFLVSPRGLCGLGFADDGVGEKTGFEHPGYSREQVIEDLAGRYRNASIARNDDEAALWSERIFQKDDPIPVALYGTPFRRQIWRALLDIPAGETRTYGEIAASAGQPKAARAAGTAIGANTLAWLIPCHRALASDKRLHNYHWGVARKRAMLTYERAHAV